Proteins from a genomic interval of Musa acuminata AAA Group cultivar baxijiao chromosome BXJ1-9, Cavendish_Baxijiao_AAA, whole genome shotgun sequence:
- the LOC103998577 gene encoding E3 ubiquitin-protein ligase BOI-like, protein MTVRAKRPSVVRNQNIGQQQRSVDPPPVPPPVLVRNQTASQTPRKRMRKEPAAAATTAAAAQVNATATSNNPGYGYSSAPMMMSCPLQLPPRPPSLSTGFKLFGEQNQHQVFNHFSPLPPSSSQDFEEIAAIVKKYEGEVQGFLRAQADQFRRTLLEKWRRHCQILLCAAEVEATRRIREKEAEAEQALRRCAQLREQLAHVKVESIAWQAKALEAQHNANILRSQLERETATPPERTGESAGDGGGLAMVDDAQSSNVPSCTGSHGSCRLCLWRSTTVAVLPCGHLCLCADCAAAGVAPACPSCGQLSSGIFHVVFC, encoded by the exons ATGACAGTTCGAGCGAAGCGGCCATCCGTTGTTCGGAATCAGAACAT AGGGCAGCAACAGCGGAGCGTCGACCCTCCTCCGGTGCCGCCGCCAGTGTTGGTCAGGAATCAAACCG CGAGCCAGACACCACGCAAGCGGATGAGGAAGGAgccggcagcggcagcgaccacCGCAGCAGCAGCGCAGGTTAACGCTACTGCAACTAGCAACAACCCAGGATACGGCTACTCATCAGCGCCGATGATGATGAGCTGTCCTCTCCAGCTTCCGCCGAGGCCCCCTTCCCTCTCCACCGGCTTCAAACTCTTCGGAGAGCAAAACCAGCACCAGGTCTTCAACCACTTCAGCCCCCTTCCTCCATCGTCATCCCAAGACTTCGAAGAAATCGCAGCTATCGTTAAGAAATACGAAGGAGAGGTCCAAGGATTTCTCCGCGctcag GCAGATCAATTTCGTCGGACGCTGTTGGAGAAGTGGCGAAGGCACTGCCAGATTCTCCTGTGCGCGGCGGAGGTGGAGGCGACTCGAAGGATTCGGGAAAAGGAAGCGGAGGCAGAGCAGGCACTGCGACGGTGCGCGCAGCTCCGGGAGCAGCTCGCGCACGTGAAGGTGGAGTCCATAGCGTGGCAGGCCAAAGCCCTGGAGGCCCAACACAACGCCAACATCCTCCGCTCCCAGCTGGAGCGGGAGACGGCGACCCCGCCGGAGcgaacgggcgagagcgccggagaTGGCGGCGGCCTCGCCATGGTCGACGACGCCCAGTCGTCTAACGTCCCGTCCTGCACGGGATCCCACGGTTCGTGCCGCTTGTGCCTGTGGCGGAGCACCACCGTGGCGGTGCTGCCCTGTGGTCACCTCTGCCTCTGCGCCGACTGCGCCGCCGCAGGCGTCGCCCCGGCGTGCCCGTCGTGCGGCCAACTCAGTAGCGGAATTTTTCACGTCGTCTTCTGCTAA